The Meiothermus ruber DSM 1279 genome includes the window CTCCCGCCTTTCGTGACCCTGGATCGCACCCCGGCGCCGGGGGCGCCCATGGAAGGGCTGGAGGAGATCTCGGTGGAGTTCAGAGCCTGGCTCGAGGGCCAGCGCTCACAGCTCATGGCCAACAGCTCCGGCACGGTGGGGCGGGAGCGGCTGGTACAGGAGGTGGCCTCGCAGATCGTGTTGCCCTCGGTGTTGATTCTGACCGGACGGCCCGGTTCCGGGCGCACGGCCTTTGCTCAAGCCCTGGCTAAAGCCCTGGGGATGCCCTTTTTAGAGGGCCCTCGAGGCGGCGGCAAGGCCCTGCACTACCTGCGCCCCCCTACGCCGATGTCTCGATAGAACGCATCCTTACCGACCGGGACGGGCTTTGGGTGGTGGAGCGCTCCTCCTATGGCGAAGATCCCAGGCTCATCCTGGAGCTGAGAAGCCATTACCCCGCCGAGCGCACCCGCTACATCACCCTGCCGCCCCTGTCCTGGGCGGAGGCCCGCGCTTCCATGCTTTCCAACCTACCCTTTGCCCAGGCGGCGCGGCTGTTTCTGGCCTCGGGGGGCTCGCCCGGCCACCTGCGGGAGCTGCTGGCTGTGCCCCACAACGGCACCGAGATGCCCTTGCCCCAGCGGGTGCGGGCGCAGGTGCAGCTCGAGTCCCGGATGCTGTCGCTGGAGGCCCGGCTGGCCCTGGAGCGCCTGTCGGTGCACCCCGGCCCTTACAGCCAGGGTCTGCTGGACGCCCTCGAGGCCACGCCCTACCTCGACGAGCTCGAGCGCCGTGGCTGGTTAATTTACGCCGGCCAGTGGCAGTTTTCCGATGACGCCAGCCGCCGGGTTCTGTACCTGGGGTTGCAGCCCGGGCGGCGCCAGCAGTACCACCGCCAGGCCGCCCTGCAGTGTGCGATGGAGGAGCAGCGCATGGCCGAGGCCTACCACCGCCTGATGGCCGGGGATACCGCCGACTGGGGCACCTTTGTCAACACCTTGCCGGGCTGGACCCGCTACGGCC containing:
- a CDS encoding SARP family transcriptional regulator; the protein is MNKSGGPIQLKLWGPARLEYQGRELKLQRKGLAILYYLALEGATRREVLADLLWGHSAASQNLRVELHRLGQALAPLGYTLFKAGEDPLQLPPFVTLDRTPAPGAPMEGLEEISVEFRAWLEGQRSQLMANSSGTVGRERLVQEVASQIVLPSVLILTGRPGSGRTAFAQALAKALGMPFLEGPRGGGKALHYLRPPTPMSR